The Streptomyces laurentii region GGGAGGTGCCGGGCAGGATGATCTGGGTGGGCGAGGAGTAGAAGCGGTCCGAGGCGTCCTCGTACACGCCGCCGTTGAGTACGGAGACCAGGTCGAGGGTGCCGAGGACGTCCAGCCACGCGGGGTCGGGCACGACCTCGCCGTGCACGCGCAGACGGGCGATGCCGCCGTCGGGGTGCTGGCAGACCCGAAGGTGGGTGTAGCGGCGTTCGGCGGTGATCGCGAAGCCGTTGGCGGCGTGGCCGCGCACCGGCGTCGGCGGCAGCAGCTCCTCCCACTTGGCCTCAAGGAGTTCGGCGGGGCTCGGGCTGCCCTCGACGGCGGTGGCCTGGATGCTGACGCGCTGCGGGTAGTTGCCGCGGAAGTGGGCGGTGTCGACGATGATCCCGCGGACGACACCGGGCGCGCCGAGGCGGACGATCGCCCAGTCGTGTTCCTCGGGCGCGGGGAACGGGTGCTCGGCGTCGGCGCCCCGGCGGCGGCGGGTCTCCCAGCCGTCCATGATCTTGCCCTTGTGGCCGAAGCGCTCCGGGTCGAAGACGGCGCGCTCGCGCACCAGCAGGTTCTCGCGCTCGGCGAAGAACTCGTCGTTGGCGGCGACGACGCCGGCGCCGAGGCGGCGGTCGGCGAGGTCCACGAGCTCGGTGAACGGGAAGTCGCCGGCGCGGTAGTCGGCGTACGGGTCGCCACCGCCGTAGGGCGCGGCGTCGTTGGCGTGCGGGTCCTGGTCGTACTCCTGGGCGGCTGCGCTGTCGTCGAGGCTCATGCGTTCGACTGTGCCGTCCGCCCTCCCGCAGGTCCATCGAATGTTTTCGACAGGTCTTTTCAGTCCCGCTGAACGGTCGCGCCCGGACGGTCGTCCCCCCGCCCGGTCTCCACCGGCCGCACCTCCCCCGTCCCGGCGGCCCGCTGCAGCGTCTCGCGCCGTACGGCCGCCTGCCGCAGCGCCGCGAGGACCCGCGCCACCCCCGGCCCGTCCTCGGCCCCGCGCCGTACCGCCGCGACGACATGCCGGCGCGGCTGGTCGGCGGAGAGCACCCGCATGACGACGCCCGAGCCCACCCCCGTACGCCGTTCCGCGGCGGCCATCCGGGGCACCAGGGCGACGCCCATCCCGGCCTCGACCAGGGCGAGGATCGCGGTCCAGTCGGCGGCGCTGTGCGCCCGTTCCGGCACGAACCCGGCGGCCTCGCAGGCGGCGGTGGTGATCTCCGACCAGGGCCCGGAACTTCCGAAGATCCACGGCTCGGCGGACAGGTCGGCCAGCCGCAGCCCGGGTTCCTCGGCCAGCGCGTGCCGGACGGGCAGGGCGACGTCGAGCGGGTCGGCGAGCAGCGGAACGCGGCTGAACTGCGGGTCCCGGGCGGTCGGCGCGTGGGCCGCGAGCGAGAGCGCCAGGTCGGCCTCGCCGGCGGCGAGCAGGTCGTACGACTCAGCCGCCTCGGCCTCGCGGACCTGGACGTCGAGCCCGGGGTGGGCGGTGCGCAGGGTCTGCACGGCGGGGACGACGAGCGCGGGCACGGCGGTCGAGAACGCGGCGACCCGGACCCGCCCCGCCTCGCCCCGCACCAGCCCGTCGAGTTCGGCCTCGGCACGCTCCAGCTGGGCGAAGACGGCCTCGGCGTGCCGCAGGACCAGGTGCGCGGCCTCGGTCAGCCGGACCCGGCGGCCGTGTGCCTCCAGGAGCTGCACGCCGAGTTGCCGGGAGAGGTTGGCGAGTTGCTGGGAGACGGCCGAGGGGGTCATGCGCAGCGCCTCGGCGGTGGCGGTGACGGTGCCGCGATCACGCAGAGTGCGTAGGATCCGGAGCTTTTTTATGTCCCACTCGGTCATGAACGGCAACCTATCGGGCGGAACTGAGCGCCACTCCACCGATGATGAGCGCCATGCAGGCCACTCCGAGCAGTCCGAGCGTCTCGCCGAGCAGGGCGAAGGAGAGCAGGGCGACGCAGACGGGCTGGAGGTAGTAGACGACCCCGGCCCGGGCGGCGCCGATGAGGGAGATGGAGTGGTTCCAGGCGAAGAAGGCGACGGCGGAGGAGAAGACGCCGACGTAGACGAGCGGGCCGACGGTCTCGGGGACGAAGGCGAAGCCGCCCTGGACGACGAGGCTGGCCACGTACTCCGGCAGCAGCATCAGCGCGCCGAGCAGGAAGGTGACGAGGAGGAAGACCGCGCCGCCCACCTCGGCCGGGCAGTGCTTGAGCAGGACGCTGTACGCGGCGAAGGCGACGGCGGCCCCGAACATCCACAGGTCGCCCGCGCCGAAGTTGGTGGGGAAGCCGCCCCGGCCGACGAGGAGCAGGACGCCGGCGCAGGCGATGAGCATGCCGGTGATCCGGCGGACGCCGAGCGGGGTGCCGGTGATCCGCTCGTACACCGCCATGAGGACCGGCGAGGCCGCCATGATCATGCCCATGTTGGTGGCGGGGGTGGTGAGTCCGGCCTGGTTGACCAGGGTGTTGTAGAGCGAGATGCCGAGCAGCGAGGCGAGGACGAGATAGCCGAGGTGCCGCCGGATGAGCCGGCGCTTGCGCCAGGCGGCCCGGGCGGCGAAGGGCGCGACGACGACGATCGCGATGATCCAGCGCCAGAAGGCGTTCTGGATGGGCGGGACGGTCTCGTGCAGGGCCCGGGCGACGACGAAGCTGCCGGACCAGACGACCGTCGCGAGCAGGGCGAGCAGCACACCGAGGCCGGCGCCCTTCGGGATGATCCCCGCGGACGCCGGCCTCTCGGTGGTGGTCGTGCTCTCGGCTGCGGTCGGGCTCATACACCTACCGTCGCACCGCCGAAACCACCAGGTCCATCGATACTTCGTGAGCGTTTTCTTCAGCTGGACTGAACGTTTCCCCACCGGCTCGCTACCGCGCGCCCTCCGCGGCCCGTACGGCCCGCGCACGCTGCTCCGTGCCCTTTGAGCCGTTCGGGCGCTCGCCGCCCGTCACGCTCTTCGCGCCCCGCGGGTCCCGCGTGCCCTTCGCGTCCGTCGCGTCCGTCGCGCCCTTCGTTCCCCGCGGGCCCTTTGGAGCGGCGGGGGTACGGGGCGACAGCTGGCCGGCCAGGGTGGCGCCGAAGGCGATCAGCATGCCGGCGATCTGGACCGGGCCGAGGGCCTGACCGAGCGCGGCCCAGCCGATGACGGCGGCGGTGATCGGGGAGAGCGGGCCGAGCAGGGTGACCGAGGAGGCGCTCAGCCGCTCGATGCCGCGGAACCAGAGGAAGTAGGAGATCGCGGTGTTGCCGAAGGCGAGGTAGGCGTAGCCGGCCAGGTTGGTGCCGGTGAGGGCCGGCGGGGCGCCCTCGATCACGAAGGCGATGGGCAGGATGACCAGGCCGCCCGCGGTGAGCTGCCAGCCGGTGAGGGCGAGCGCGCCGACCCCCTCGGGACGGCCCCAGCGCTTGGTGAAGACGGTGCCGGCGGACATCGACAGCGCGGAGAGCAGACCGGCGATCACGCCGACCGTGTCGAACGCGGCTCCCGCCTTGAGGACGACGAGACTGACGCCGAACGCCGCTCCGATGGCGGTGAGCAGGGACTTCAGGGTGGGCTTGTCGCCCAGGAAGAGGGCCGCGAGGCCGACGACCAGGAGCGGGCCGACCGAGCCGACGACGGCGGCGATGCCGCCGGGCAGCCGGTAGGCGGCGAGGAAGAGGAGCGGGAAGAAGGCGCCGATGTTCAGTGCGCCGAGGACCAGCGATTTCCACCACCAGGCCCCGCTGGGGAGTTTTCGGGTGAGGGCGAGGAGCAGGAGTCCGGCGGGCAGGGCCCGCATCAGGCCCGTGAACAGCGGCCGGTCGGCCGGCAGGAACTCCGTGGTGACGAAGTAGGTGGAGCCCCAGGAGATCGGGGCCAGGGCGGTCAGGGCGACGGTGGCGACCTTGCTGGACATGACAGGTTTCCCCCCTGGGATACGGCTGCGGTGCGGCGGCGTGCGGTGCACGGCTCGTGCGGTGCGGTACGCGGCGGTCGGGCCGCCCCGCCGCCTCACCGTTCGGCTTGGCAGTAATTAACTTAGCACTAAGCTACTCACTTGCAAGTGGCTTTCTTGTCATCGACTCATCGAGAGGGGAGACTGAGGTCATGGAGAACACCACGCCCGCCCGCGGTCCCGGCCCGGAGCACGACGCCGTCGACGCCATCACCGACCAGTGGGCCGCCGTCCGCCCGGATCTCGAGACGCTGCCGATGGCCGTCTACGGCCGGATCCACCGGCTCTCGGCCGCCATCCGCGAGGAGGTCGGCAAGGCGTACAAGCAGTACGGCGGCATGTCGCTCGGCGAGTTCGACGTCCTCGCCACTCTGCGCCGCTCGGGCGCGCCGTACACGCTCTCCCCGCGCGAACTGACGTCGACGCTGATGATCACGACGGGCGGGATGACGGGCCGGCTCGACAAGCTGGAGCGGGCCGGGCTGATCACGCGCAGCCCCGACCCGAACGACCGGCGCGGGCTGCGGGTCACCCTCACCGAGGAGGCCCGGAACCTGGTCGACCAGGCCGTCGCCGCCGGTCTCGTCCGGCAGCGCGAGGCGGTGGACTCGGCGCTCACGCCGGAGGAGGCTCAGCAGCTGGCCGGGCTGTTGCGCAAGCTGCTCGCCACCACGGGCTGACACCGCTCGGAGAGCGGCTGAAGACACACGAGGGCGCCGCGCGGTACGGATGTACCTCGCGGCGCCCTGGCGCTACGGAATCGAGTGGGGCTTACGCCTGCTTCCTGGACTTGTCGAGCACCATCACCAGGCCGGCGATGACCAGGAACAGCACGATCGGCGCGGCCACGTACAGGCCGAGCGTCTCGATGACCGACAGCTTCGGGGCCGGGTCGTCGCCGTCGTCGCGGGTGTTCGCGAGCGCGGGAGACGACATGAGCAGCATCATCAGCGTCGTACCGGCCGCGACGGCACCGGCGCGCAGGGCGTTCTTCTTGTCCACGGTGCAAAAGTAGCGAACACCTAAACGGGTCGCGCGCCCGGGGGTGCCGTATGAGCCCCGAAGCGCTCCGCGAGCCCCCTCAGCAGGTCGTGCGCCCGGAGCGAGGAGGCCAGTTCCTCCAGGGTCAGCGGCTGTCCTTCGGGGTCCGCGAGGGGCAGGCGCCAGTTCGGGTACGCGTCCCAGGTCCCCGGCAGATTCTGCGGCCGGCGGTCGCCCACCGCGTCCGGCAGCCACACCCCGACCAGCCGGGCCGGGGTCGCCGCGAGGAAGCGGTGGAACGCGCGGATCTCGGCCGCCTCGTCGCCCGGCCCCTCCGGCAGGTACCCGAGCCGGGTCAGCAGCCCCAGCCACTCGGCGGTCTCGGCCGCGTCCCGGACCCGTTCGCGGGCCACGTCGCCGCCGGCCAGGCCCAGCCGGTGGCGCAGCGCCACATGGCTGCCGGTCAGCCGGGCGGCGGTGGGCGGCAGGTCGTGGGTGGTGACGGTGGCCACGCAGTCCGCCCGCCACTCCTCCGGCCGCAGCGGCCGCCCCGCGATGCCACCGGCACCGGCCCCGGCCCAGTCCCGTTCGAACCAGAGCACGGACGTCCCGAGCACCCCGCGCCGGGCCAGCTCCTCCCGTACCCCCGGCTCGACCGTCCCCAGGTCCTCGCCGACGACCGCCGCCCCGGCCCGGTGGGCCTCCAGGGCGAGGACGGCGAGCATCGCCTCGGCGTCGTAGCGCACGTACGTCCCCTGGTCCGGCGTGCCGCCCTCGGGCACCCACCAGAGCCGGAACAGGCCCATGACATGGTCGATCCGCAGCGCACCCGCGTGCCGCAGCAGGGCGCGCAGCAGTCCGCGGTACGGGGCGTAGCCCTCGGCGGCGAGCGCGTCGGGGCGCCAGGGCGGCAGGCCCCAGTCCTGTCCGCGCGCGTTGAAGGCGTCCGGCGGGGCGCCCACGGACATGCCGGCGGCGAAGACGTGCTGCTGCGCCCAGGCGTCGGAGCCGTCGGGGTGCACGCCCACGGCCAGGTCGTGCACGATCCCGACCGGCATTCCGGCGTCCCGGGCGGTCGCCGCGGCGGCGGCGAGCTGCTGGTCCGTCAGCCAGGCCAGCCGGCAGTGGAAGTCGGCCCGCTCGGCGAGCGCGGCGTCGGCGCGGACGGCCGCCTCGGCCCGGCGCGGGTCGCGGAGCCCGTCCGGCCAGCGGCGCCAGTGCGGGCCGTGCCGCTCGGCGAGCGCCTGGTAGGTGGCGTGGTCCTCCAGGGCACGGCCGTGTTCGGCGAGGAAGTCGTGGTACGCGGCCCGCCGGCCGGGCCCGAGCTCCACGGTGTGGATCAGCTCCAAGGCGCGCCGCTTGACGTCCCACACGGCGTCCCGGTCGATCAGGGCGCCCTTGCCGAGGACCCGTTCGCGCAGCTCGGCGGCGTCGGCGAGGATCCGCTCCAGCTCGCCCTGACGGGCCGGGGCGACGTACCCGAACT contains the following coding sequences:
- a CDS encoding allantoicase (Allantoicase [Streptomyces venezuelae ATCC10712];~Allantoicase repeat; pfam03561;~allantoicase; Provisional;~identified by MetaGeneAnnotator; putative); the encoded protein is MSLDDSAAAQEYDQDPHANDAAPYGGGDPYADYRAGDFPFTELVDLADRRLGAGVVAANDEFFAERENLLVRERAVFDPERFGHKGKIMDGWETRRRRGADAEHPFPAPEEHDWAIVRLGAPGVVRGIIVDTAHFRGNYPQRVSIQATAVEGSPSPAELLEAKWEELLPPTPVRGHAANGFAITAERRYTHLRVCQHPDGGIARLRVHGEVVPDPAWLDVLGTLDLVSVLNGGVYEDASDRFYSSPTQIILPGTSRKMDDGWENRRRRVRGTNDWVRFRLAAQGAVRAVEIDTAYLKGNSAGWIGLQGRDGETGEWFEILPRTRLQPDTPHRFRLDAAAVVTHVRLDAFPDGGVARMRLHGSLTEAGAAELRETYARLTD
- a CDS encoding lysR-family transcriptional regulator (Helix-turn-helix domains; cl00088;~The C-terminal substrate binding domain of an uncharacterized LysR-type transcriptional regulator, contains the type 2 periplasmic binding fold; cd08423;~Transcriptional regulator [Transcription]; COG0583;~identified by MetaGeneAnnotator; putative;~lysR-family transcriptional regulator [Streptomyces roseosporus NRRL15998];~putative dimerization interface [polypeptide binding]), yielding MTEWDIKKLRILRTLRDRGTVTATAEALRMTPSAVSQQLANLSRQLGVQLLEAHGRRVRLTEAAHLVLRHAEAVFAQLERAEAELDGLVRGEAGRVRVAAFSTAVPALVVPAVQTLRTAHPGLDVQVREAEAAESYDLLAAGEADLALSLAAHAPTARDPQFSRVPLLADPLDVALPVRHALAEEPGLRLADLSAEPWIFGSSGPWSEITTAACEAAGFVPERAHSAADWTAILALVEAGMGVALVPRMAAAERRTGVGSGVVMRVLSADQPRRHVVAAVRRGAEDGPGVARVLAALRQAAVRRETLQRAAGTGEVRPVETGRGDDRPGATVQRD
- a CDS encoding integral membrane protein (Carboxylate/Amino Acid/Amine Transporter; TIGR00950;~EamA-like transporter family; cl17759;~EamA-like transporter family; pfam00892;~identified by MetaGeneAnnotator; putative;~integral membrane protein [Streptomyces venezuelae ATCC10712]), whose protein sequence is MLLALLATVVWSGSFVVARALHETVPPIQNAFWRWIIAIVVVAPFAARAAWRKRRLIRRHLGYLVLASLLGISLYNTLVNQAGLTTPATNMGMIMAASPVLMAVYERITGTPLGVRRITGMLIACAGVLLLVGRGGFPTNFGAGDLWMFGAAVAFAAYSVLLKHCPAEVGGAVFLLVTFLLGALMLLPEYVASLVVQGGFAFVPETVGPLVYVGVFSSAVAFFAWNHSISLIGAARAGVVYYLQPVCVALLSFALLGETLGLLGVACMALIIGGVALSSAR
- a CDS encoding hypothetical protein (identified by MetaGeneAnnotator; putative;~sequence version:1) produces the protein MIQRQKAFWMGGTVSCRARATTKLPDQTTVASRASSTPRPAPFGMIPADAGLSVVVVLSAAVGLIHLPSHRRNHQVHRYFVSVFFSWTERFPTGSLPRALRGPYGPRTLLRAL
- a CDS encoding permease of the drug/metabolite transporter superfamily (EamA-like transporter family; pfam00892;~Permease of the drug or metabolite transporter (DMT) superfamily [Streptomyces venezuelae ATCC10712];~identified by MetaGeneAnnotator; putative), whose product is MSSKVATVALTALAPISWGSTYFVTTEFLPADRPLFTGLMRALPAGLLLLALTRKLPSGAWWWKSLVLGALNIGAFFPLLFLAAYRLPGGIAAVVGSVGPLLVVGLAALFLGDKPTLKSLLTAIGAAFGVSLVVLKAGAAFDTVGVIAGLLSALSMSAGTVFTKRWGRPEGVGALALTGWQLTAGGLVILPIAFVIEGAPPALTGTNLAGYAYLAFGNTAISYFLWFRGIERLSASSVTLLGPLSPITAAVIGWAALGQALGPVQIAGMLIAFGATLAGQLSPRTPAAPKGPRGTKGATDATDAKGTRDPRGAKSVTGGERPNGSKGTEQRARAVRAAEGAR
- a CDS encoding transcriptional regulator, marR family (MarR family; cl17246;~Transcriptional regulator, MarR family [Streptomyces venezuelae ATCC10712];~helix_turn_helix multiple antibiotic resistance protein; smart00347;~identified by MetaGeneAnnotator; putative), whose product is MENTTPARGPGPEHDAVDAITDQWAAVRPDLETLPMAVYGRIHRLSAAIREEVGKAYKQYGGMSLGEFDVLATLRRSGAPYTLSPRELTSTLMITTGGMTGRLDKLERAGLITRSPDPNDRRGLRVTLTEEARNLVDQAVAAGLVRQREAVDSALTPEEAQQLAGLLRKLLATTG
- a CDS encoding hypothetical protein (identified by MetaGeneAnnotator; putative;~predicted protein [Streptomyces roseosporus NRRL15998]) codes for the protein MDKKNALRAGAVAAGTTLMMLLMSSPALANTRDDGDDPAPKLSVIETLGLYVAAPIVLFLVIAGLVMVLDKSRKQA
- a CDS encoding 4-alpha-glucanotransferase (4-alpha-glucanotransferase [Carbohydrate transport andmetabolism]; COG1640;~4-alpha-glucanotransferase [Streptomyces cattleya NRRL 8057 = DSM46488];~4-alpha-glucanotransferase; Provisional; PRK11052;~identified by MetaGeneAnnotator; putative), producing MTLARLAALHGVATEYAPSEGVTVTVPEATVVAVLRALDVDASTPRALAAALGAAERAARDRLLPPAVVRWRAEPKERREPTDPRDPRDPKKPPWPGEPGDGGHGDDESDGGDGGGGGGGHGGDAGDARITPGPSGPYALRLPSGTRITVTTEDGRTVTGRNWRGLPLGVHRLTAQAPDGRTATAALIVAPARVPAPPGRSYGLLVQLYSLLSARSWGMGDLGDLSELADWAARTHGAGFVQVNPLHAAVPGAPADPSPYRPSSRRFPDPVHLRIEDVPEFGYVAPARQGELERILADAAELRERVLGKGALIDRDAVWDVKRRALELIHTVELGPGRRAAYHDFLAEHGRALEDHATYQALAERHGPHWRRWPDGLRDPRRAEAAVRADAALAERADFHCRLAWLTDQQLAAAAATARDAGMPVGIVHDLAVGVHPDGSDAWAQQHVFAAGMSVGAPPDAFNARGQDWGLPPWRPDALAAEGYAPYRGLLRALLRHAGALRIDHVMGLFRLWWVPEGGTPDQGTYVRYDAEAMLAVLALEAHRAGAAVVGEDLGTVEPGVREELARRGVLGTSVLWFERDWAGAGAGGIAGRPLRPEEWRADCVATVTTHDLPPTAARLTGSHVALRHRLGLAGGDVARERVRDAAETAEWLGLLTRLGYLPEGPGDEAAEIRAFHRFLAATPARLVGVWLPDAVGDRRPQNLPGTWDAYPNWRLPLADPEGQPLTLEELASSLRAHDLLRGLAERFGAHTAPPGARPV